The Ralstonia pseudosolanacearum genome includes the window CCACGCCACCTTCACGTCCGACGAAATCGATGCCGTGGCGCAGGAGCTGAACGTCAAGGGTGCCGAGGTGCGCGAGATGGAAACGCGCCTGTCCGGCGGCGACATCGCGCTGGAGGGCCAGATCGACGACGGCGAAGAGTCGTTCGCCCCGATCGCCTACCTGGCCGATACGCACAACGAGCCCACCCGCGTGCTGGAAGGGCGCGGCCTCGACCGCCTGCAGAGCGAGGGCATCGAAACCGCCCTGGCCAAGCTGGACGACCGCAGCCGCCGCATCATCGAGGCCCGCTGGCTCCACGTCAACGACGACGGCTCGGGCGGCGCCACGCTGCACGAACTGGCCGACGAGTTCGGCGTGTCGGCCGAGCGCATCCGCCAGATCGAATCGGCCGCGATGAAGAAGATGAAGGGCGCGCTGCAGTCGTTTGCCTGATCAGCCGCCCACGTAACGAAAAGCCCGCCAACCGGCGTAATGCCGTTCAGTTAAGGCACAAAAGGCCGCTCCGATTGACGTCGGAGCGGCCTTTTTCCTTGTTGTCGACGCAGTTCTCGTTGCCGTGAGCCTGCCAAGTCATGCTTAACTGAACGGCATTAGCCAACCGGCGGGCTTTTTCTTTGGGCGCCGGGGCTGGATCACTCCAGCAGCAGCTTGACGTCGTGCACGATCGGCGCGGGCCCCTGGCCATGCTTGATGAACAGCCGCAGATTGCCCTTCGGGTCGAACATGTAGCTGCCGGCGGTGTGGTCCATCGTGTAGTTGTCGGGCGTGCTGCCGGGCACCTTGCTGTAGAACACCTTGAAGTCCTTGGCGACCTTCTGCAGCTCCTGGTCGTTGGCCGGGCGCAGGCCAATGAAGCGCGGATCGAAAGCGGGCACATACTTGGCCAGCAAGTCCTGCGTATCGCGCTGCGGATCGACGGTGACGAACAGCACCTGCACGCGGTCGGCATCCTTGCCGAGCCCGTCCATCACGCCGCGCAGCTCGGCCAGCGTGGTCGGGCAGACGTCCGGGCAATGCGTGTAGCCGAAGAACATCACGACCACCTTGCCGCGGAAATCCTCCAGCGTGCGGCGCTTGCCGGTGTGGTCGGTCAGCGAGAAGTCGGTGCCGAAGCTCTTGGCGCCGGTGATGTCGAGATTCTGGAAGGCCGGCTTGTCGCTGCAGGCGGCCAGCGCCAGCGCGGCGGCGGCCAGCATGGCGAACAGCACGGCGCGGAAGGATCGGAAGACGAGCATGGTGGATCGTGTCGAAGTCGGCCATCTAGCGTAGCGCCAACCGCACGCTCTTGCCGATAGCCCGATGCGTCACAGCGCCGCGCCCTGCGGCCCGAACTTGAAGTAGTGGTCGATCAGCAGCGCCGCGAACAGCAGCGACAGGTAGACGATCGAGTACCGGAACGTCTTCTGCGCCAGCGCATCGGAGTAGTTGCGGTACATCCGCCACGCATGGGCCAGGAAGCCGAAGCCGAGCACCAGCGCCACCGCCAGGTAGAGATAGCCGCTCATGCCATGCACGAACGGCAGGATGGTGGCGGCGACCATGATCACCGTGTACAGCAGGATGTGCAGCAGCGTGAATTTCTCGCCGTGCGTGATCGGCAGCATGGGCAGGCCGGACTTGGCGTAGTCGGCGCGGCGATACAGCGCCAGTGCCCAGAAATGCGGCGGCGTCCAGGTAAAGATGATCAGCACCAGGATCCACGCCTCGGCCGGCACGCTGTTGGCCACCGCAGCCCACCCCAGCGCCGGCGGCATCGCGCCCGACAGGCCGCCGATCACGATGTTCTGCGGCGTGGCCGGCTTGAGCAGCAGCGTGTAGATGATGGCGTAGCCGATGAAGGTGGCGAAAGTCAGCCACATCGTCAGGTCGTTGGCGAACACATGCAGCGTCCACATGCCCGCGCCGCCGAGCACCAGCGAGAACAGCAGGATCTGCCGCGTCCCCAGCTCGCCGCTGGCCGACGGGCGCCAGGCCGTGCGGCGCATCATCGCGTCGATCTTGCGCTCGACCAGGCAGTTGATGGCGAAGGCGGCGCCGGCAAACAGCCAGATGCCGACGGCGCCGCCGATCAGCACCGGCCACGGCACCATGCCCGGCGTGGCGAGAAACATGCCGATCACGGCGCAGAACACAGCCAGCTGCGTCACGCGCGGTTTGGTCAGTGCCGCATATTGCGACGCGGTGTGTCGCCAGCCGGAGGGTTGGGTCGACGTTGAAGTGGAAGCCACGGTATTCATAGAAAACAGTCAAACAGCGGCCACTGCCGCAGGCATCGGCGCGCGCGCCTGCGCGAGGCCGATCAAGTAATGCAAGCGCACCATCAACAGCAGCAGCACCGCCGCGCCGCCGTTGTGCGCCACCGCGGCCGGCAGCGGCCAGCCGAGCACGATGTTCGACAGGCCGGTCGCCAGCTGCACGGCCAGCACGGTCAGCAGCACGGTCGCCACGCGCGCGATGCCGGCCACGCGGCGCGCGCGCAGGCCCAGCCACGCCAGGTAGCCCAGGACGACCGCCGCGAACACGCGGTGCGTCCAGTGGATGGCGACCAGCGCATCGTGCGAGATGAAATCACCGCCGGCGGTGCGGCCGAGCTCACGCCAGAACGTGAAGCCGTGCGCGAAGTCCATCGGCGGCACCCACTGGCCGTTGCACAGCGGGAAATCGGTACAGGCCAGCACCGCGTAGTTGGTGCTGACCCAGCCGCCCAGCGCGATCTGCGCCACCAGCAGCGCCAGGCCGATCGCCGCCGGCACGCGCAGCGACGCGCCCCGGCCATCCACCAGGCGCGGCGCATCGTTCTTGCAGCCGAGCCAGATCAGTGCCGCCAGCAGCGACATACCCAGCAGCAGGTGCGTCACCACGATCGCCGGCTGCAGCTTGAGCGCGACGGTCCAGGCGCCGAACGCGCCCTGCAGGCACACCAGCCCCAGCACCGCGGTGGCGTACCACGGCGATTGCCTGAGCTCCCGGCGCTTGGCCCACGCCAGCACCACCAGCGTGATGATCAGCACGCCCAGCGCCAGCGCGAAATAGCGGTGCGTCATCTCGATCCACGCCTTCATCCACGTCACCGGGCCCGATGGCATGGCCGCCTGCGCGGCGTGGATGTCGCCGCTCGCATGGAAGGGGTTGGAGGTGCCGTAGCAGCCGGGCCAGTCGGGGCAGCCCAGGCCGGAGTCGGTCAGGCGCGTAAAGCTGCCGAACATGATGAGATCCAGCGTCAGGAACGCCGTGATCCACACCAGCTTGCGGTATTTGTTGCGGTCGCCCTTGACCGCCACGTAGCACAGCGGAATCAGCGCGATCAGGATGCCGATCGATGCGAGTTGCAGCAGCATGGCCTATCCGATGCGCGAATACTTGAGCAGCCGGCCGAGGTCGCCGCGAACCTTCTTCGGCTCCGGGTCCTTCGGGAACTGCATCATCAGGTTGCCGAGCGGATCGACCAGGTAGATGTGGTCGGTCGCGGGGGTCTTGCCGTCGCCCAGCCAGCCCTTGGGCAGGTCGGCGGCCCGCAGGAAGCGCACGGCCGCGTAGTCGTCGTTGTAGGCCGTGGCCAGGCGCGGGTCGATCGGCCCCTGGTCGGTGACGAGCCAGACCGGGACGATGCGGTCGCGGTCCGGGCCCTGGCCGATGCGCAGCTGGCGCATGGTGAACAGCTTGCGGGCGCAGGTGTCATCGCAGGCGCTGCCGTCCATCGACACCATCAGCCATTTGCCCTTCAGGCTGGCGAACGGCACTTCCGCGCCGTGCTCGTCCTTCACCATCAGGCCGGGCGGCATCGGCCGCTGCGGCTCGACCAGCATGCCGTACGCCGCCTTGCCGCCGGCCGGCGTGAACACGTAGTACGCCAGGTACGACGCGATCACCGGCGAGGCGCACACCAGCAGCAACAGCAGCATCATCATGCGGCCCCGGCGTGTGCGCGCGTCGATGCGTGGATCGGCGGGCGCCTGAAGCCGGCCGGACGCGGATTCCTGATTCACCATGTGATTCCCAATACCTTTAACTGCGGCACTACGCCGCAACGCGTGTTCGTATTCAGTCGGTGGGCGAAGCCCCATTCAAGCGCCGATAACGCCGCACGCCATGAACGATCATCAGCGCCAGCACCGCCGCCGCCATCGAAAACCACTGGAAGGCGTAGCCGTAATTGCGGTCGGCACCCGAGTCTGCGCGCGGCCAATCGCGCTGCAGGCCGTCCTGCACGCCGGATTGCTGCTCGACCACGAAGGGCTGCAGCGGCATGCCGATTTCGCGCGCAAACGCGTCGAGGTCGATATTCTGCCTAAGTCGCTGGCCGGCTTCATCTGCGCCGTCCTTGCGGCCGAAACTATAAACGCGGCTGGCATGTGGCACAGCCATCCCTTCGACCTGCACCACGCCCGCCGGTGTGGCGTACGGAGCGATGCGGGTGCGCTCGACCGGATCGCGCGGCAACCAGCCCCGGTTGACCAGCACGGCGCGTCCGCCCGCCCCTTCCGGCATCAGCGGAATCAGCACTTCGAAACCGGGCCGCGACACGCCATTCGTCGCATGCGGACGGTTCTCCAGCAGCACCGTATGCGCGACATCGAACGTGCCCCGCAGCACCACCGGCCGGTACATCACCGCATCGGCGGCCACCGGTTGCGCGGTCACGCGCTGCGCGCTCGCATGCGCCATCGCCTCGATACGCGCCTGCTGCTCGATGCGCTCGTGCGCGCGCGACAGCTGCCAGCGGCCCAGCGCGCACGTCAGCGCGATCACCAGCACGCCGGCCAGCATGGGCACCGGCGCAAGCCACTGGCGCAAGCCGGCCCGCGCCGTCATCGCGTCCGCCCGGTGAGATAATGCTGCGCAAACCCGTTCACGCCTTCACCCTCCATGCGCATCGTCGTTGCCATCGCCTTCGTGCTGATCCTCGGCAGCCTTGCCTCCGCGCTGTTCTTCCTGATGCGCGACAAGGGCACCAGCAACCGCACCGTCCGCTCGCTGATGTTCCGCGTCGGCTTGTCGATTGCGCTGTTCGTGTTCATCCTGGTGGCGAACCGGCTGGGCTGGATCCACAGCACCGGCATCCAGCTCGGCCGATAAAAAGAAAACGCCGCAGCGGCTTCCCGTCTGCGGCATCGATGCGGCAGGGGCGACGCATGCACGGCCGCCCCCGAGCCCGCC containing:
- a CDS encoding SCO family protein, whose amino-acid sequence is MLVFRSFRAVLFAMLAAAALALAACSDKPAFQNLDITGAKSFGTDFSLTDHTGKRRTLEDFRGKVVVMFFGYTHCPDVCPTTLAELRGVMDGLGKDADRVQVLFVTVDPQRDTQDLLAKYVPAFDPRFIGLRPANDQELQKVAKDFKVFYSKVPGSTPDNYTMDHTAGSYMFDPKGNLRLFIKHGQGPAPIVHDVKLLLE
- a CDS encoding heme o synthase, producing the protein MNTVASTSTSTQPSGWRHTASQYAALTKPRVTQLAVFCAVIGMFLATPGMVPWPVLIGGAVGIWLFAGAAFAINCLVERKIDAMMRRTAWRPSASGELGTRQILLFSLVLGGAGMWTLHVFANDLTMWLTFATFIGYAIIYTLLLKPATPQNIVIGGLSGAMPPALGWAAVANSVPAEAWILVLIIFTWTPPHFWALALYRRADYAKSGLPMLPITHGEKFTLLHILLYTVIMVAATILPFVHGMSGYLYLAVALVLGFGFLAHAWRMYRNYSDALAQKTFRYSIVYLSLLFAALLIDHYFKFGPQGAAL
- a CDS encoding COX15/CtaA family protein; this translates as MLLQLASIGILIALIPLCYVAVKGDRNKYRKLVWITAFLTLDLIMFGSFTRLTDSGLGCPDWPGCYGTSNPFHASGDIHAAQAAMPSGPVTWMKAWIEMTHRYFALALGVLIITLVVLAWAKRRELRQSPWYATAVLGLVCLQGAFGAWTVALKLQPAIVVTHLLLGMSLLAALIWLGCKNDAPRLVDGRGASLRVPAAIGLALLVAQIALGGWVSTNYAVLACTDFPLCNGQWVPPMDFAHGFTFWRELGRTAGGDFISHDALVAIHWTHRVFAAVVLGYLAWLGLRARRVAGIARVATVLLTVLAVQLATGLSNIVLGWPLPAAVAHNGGAAVLLLLMVRLHYLIGLAQARAPMPAAVAAV
- a CDS encoding SCO family protein; translated protein: MVNQESASGRLQAPADPRIDARTRRGRMMMLLLLLVCASPVIASYLAYYVFTPAGGKAAYGMLVEPQRPMPPGLMVKDEHGAEVPFASLKGKWLMVSMDGSACDDTCARKLFTMRQLRIGQGPDRDRIVPVWLVTDQGPIDPRLATAYNDDYAAVRFLRAADLPKGWLGDGKTPATDHIYLVDPLGNLMMQFPKDPEPKKVRGDLGRLLKYSRIG
- a CDS encoding SURF1 family protein encodes the protein MTARAGLRQWLAPVPMLAGVLVIALTCALGRWQLSRAHERIEQQARIEAMAHASAQRVTAQPVAADAVMYRPVVLRGTFDVAHTVLLENRPHATNGVSRPGFEVLIPLMPEGAGGRAVLVNRGWLPRDPVERTRIAPYATPAGVVQVEGMAVPHASRVYSFGRKDGADEAGQRLRQNIDLDAFAREIGMPLQPFVVEQQSGVQDGLQRDWPRADSGADRNYGYAFQWFSMAAAVLALMIVHGVRRYRRLNGASPTD
- a CDS encoding twin transmembrane helix small protein, with protein sequence MRIVVAIAFVLILGSLASALFFLMRDKGTSNRTVRSLMFRVGLSIALFVFILVANRLGWIHSTGIQLGR